In Marivirga salinae, a single window of DNA contains:
- a CDS encoding OmpH family outer membrane protein, with protein sequence MKNVSLKLSIILTIAVAFLFFDKFSGTEAEEESTSNEQKDEKIYQNVAIAYVHSDSLLANYDFMKDIESELGELSQKYEKEYQNRAQGLQNEINDFQRTAQNLTVAQGKALEENLMKKQQNLRVYQEDLSRKLRQKEAELNNELYKTISDYLKEYGDANNLQLVLTYSRGSDVLYANDGLEITNEVIDGLNKAYNEKEATAASE encoded by the coding sequence ATGAAAAACGTATCATTAAAACTTAGTATTATTCTAACTATTGCAGTAGCTTTTTTATTCTTTGACAAATTTAGTGGCACTGAAGCAGAGGAAGAAAGTACTTCAAATGAGCAAAAAGATGAAAAAATATATCAAAATGTAGCCATAGCTTATGTTCATTCTGATTCTTTATTAGCTAATTATGATTTCATGAAAGATATTGAATCAGAATTAGGCGAACTTTCTCAAAAATATGAGAAAGAATATCAAAATAGAGCGCAAGGTTTGCAAAATGAAATCAATGATTTCCAAAGAACTGCTCAGAATTTAACTGTGGCTCAAGGTAAAGCATTAGAAGAGAACTTGATGAAGAAACAACAGAATTTAAGAGTTTATCAAGAAGATTTATCAAGAAAATTGCGTCAGAAAGAAGCTGAATTAAATAATGAATTATATAAAACCATTAGCGACTATTTGAAAGAATATGGTGATGCAAATAATCTTCAATTGGTTTTGACGTATTCAAGAGGAAGTGACGTTTTATATGCTAATGATGGATTGGAAATTACTAATGAAGTAATTGATGGTTTAAATAAAGCATATAATGAGAAAGAGGCTACTGCAGCTTCTGAATAA
- a CDS encoding phage holin family protein — MNFLIKLLLSSLAVIVASYILPGAHVEGFFDALVVSLFLALFSATLKPLLIILTIPVTVFTLGFFLLVINALMIMLADYLVDGFYVDGFWWALLFGVILAIVNGIFESVSKKNE; from the coding sequence ATGAATTTTTTAATCAAATTACTATTATCCTCATTAGCTGTAATTGTTGCTTCTTACATTCTTCCAGGAGCCCATGTCGAAGGTTTTTTTGATGCACTAGTGGTCTCATTATTTTTGGCGCTTTTTAGTGCCACTCTCAAACCATTATTAATAATTCTAACAATTCCTGTAACTGTTTTTACTTTAGGATTTTTCTTGTTGGTAATTAATGCATTAATGATAATGTTGGCAGATTATTTAGTGGATGGATTTTATGTAGATGGCTTTTGGTGGGCATTATTATTTGGGGTGATTTTGGCAATAGTTAACGGTATTTTTGAAAGTGTAAGTAAAAAGAATGAATAA
- a CDS encoding Lacal_2735 family protein yields the protein MFGLFKKKSEKEKLNEEYKKLLAEYHKLSSIDRKKADQKMAEAEEVAKKMDAINE from the coding sequence ATGTTTGGATTATTTAAAAAGAAATCAGAAAAAGAGAAGTTAAACGAAGAATATAAAAAGCTTCTGGCAGAATATCATAAATTGAGCAGCATTGATAGAAAAAAGGCTGATCAGAAAATGGCAGAAGCTGAAGAGGTAGCCAAAAAAATGGATGCCATAAATGAATAA
- a CDS encoding DinB family protein: MNLVHAPFYQGYVELVKGDIEMELTHQISEISVLINNIPDEKWKHRYEKGKWSVAQLMQHCMDTERIMVFRALSLARGETASLPGFSENDYADASEYSRQNKTKMAEEFYHLRKSHLSLFQSMPEKILKKEGEADGNPISIMSLWYITVGHWKHHQKVLEERYF, translated from the coding sequence ATGAATTTAGTACATGCTCCGTTTTATCAGGGATATGTTGAGTTGGTGAAAGGTGATATCGAAATGGAACTCACACATCAAATCAGCGAAATATCTGTTTTAATCAATAATATTCCTGATGAAAAATGGAAACACAGATATGAAAAAGGAAAATGGAGTGTGGCTCAATTGATGCAACATTGCATGGATACTGAACGCATTATGGTTTTTCGTGCACTTTCTCTCGCTAGAGGAGAAACGGCCTCTCTCCCAGGTTTTTCCGAAAATGATTATGCTGATGCTTCAGAATATTCACGCCAGAATAAAACAAAAATGGCAGAAGAATTTTATCATTTAAGAAAAAGTCACTTATCTTTATTCCAATCAATGCCTGAAAAAATACTCAAAAAAGAAGGAGAAGCTGATGGTAATCCAATTTCTATTATGAGTTTGTGGTATATCACAGTAGGGCATTGGAAACATCATCAAAAGGTGTTAGAAGAAAGATATTTTTAA
- a CDS encoding rhomboid family intramembrane serine protease, producing MSKEKSLFRQSVVFGSYIILILWLVKAAEWGFATNFAHFGIMPRHLLGTIGIFTSPFIHGDFLHLLSNSFSLMLLIIILFFFYDKIALKALLYIYIVTGVFVWIIAREAYHIGASGVIYGIASFILFSGLLRKNQSSLALSFVVLLLYGGMFYGVLPQDGHISWESHLMGLLSGLLVALWMKNDFAGQAELKLYFEKDWDEEEFEDDGEHYNFTNPDHQFLYEYKELKKTEDNEDKKD from the coding sequence ATGTCTAAAGAAAAATCTCTTTTTCGGCAGAGTGTAGTCTTTGGTAGCTACATAATCTTGATTCTATGGCTTGTTAAAGCAGCAGAATGGGGTTTTGCTACTAATTTCGCTCATTTTGGTATTATGCCCCGCCATTTATTAGGTACAATTGGCATTTTCACTTCCCCATTTATCCATGGAGATTTTTTGCATTTGTTGTCCAACAGCTTTTCTCTAATGCTCTTGATTATCATTCTATTTTTCTTTTATGATAAAATTGCACTCAAAGCATTGCTATACATTTATATTGTTACAGGCGTTTTCGTATGGATAATAGCTCGAGAAGCCTACCATATTGGAGCAAGTGGGGTGATTTATGGAATTGCTTCCTTTATTTTATTTAGTGGATTGCTTCGCAAAAACCAATCCTCTTTAGCGCTTTCATTTGTTGTGTTGTTATTATATGGTGGAATGTTTTATGGTGTTTTGCCTCAAGATGGTCATATATCTTGGGAGTCGCATTTAATGGGTTTATTAAGCGGTCTTTTGGTTGCATTGTGGATGAAGAATGATTTTGCAGGACAAGCAGAATTAAAATTGTATTTTGAAAAAGATTGGGATGAAGAAGAGTTTGAGGATGACGGTGAGCATTATAATTTTACCAACCCCGACCATCAATTCTTATACGAATATAAAGAATTGAAAAAAACTGAGGATAATGAGGATAAAAAAGATTGA
- a CDS encoding YceI family protein, with amino-acid sequence MKILKITSALALAVIMAVACTSNPKGDEAKVSEAEEVTEAEGMEIAVSSDEADMEFVGTKPTGRHYGNVALTDGSISVKDGKVTGGKFIFDLNQITITDLKDDKENHKKLVGHLQSDDFFDAKNHPQVTFELVSVKSLNPEKTAGDYDSYQDDMEQPSEDEKIMELPEFELEGATHEVTGNLTMRGKTLAITVPAKINVTDDGVKAFTNFSIDRTKWGLMYGDESKAVDKAKDKFIYNKVGVGFNIDAKAENM; translated from the coding sequence ATGAAAATTTTAAAAATAACAAGTGCATTAGCACTAGCTGTAATTATGGCGGTTGCTTGTACTTCAAATCCTAAAGGAGATGAAGCAAAGGTAAGCGAAGCCGAAGAAGTAACAGAAGCGGAAGGTATGGAAATTGCAGTATCTTCAGATGAAGCTGACATGGAATTTGTAGGAACAAAACCAACTGGAAGACATTATGGAAATGTTGCTCTTACTGATGGCTCTATTTCCGTAAAAGATGGAAAAGTAACAGGTGGTAAATTCATTTTCGATTTAAATCAAATTACAATTACTGATTTAAAAGATGATAAAGAAAATCATAAAAAATTAGTAGGGCACCTACAATCAGATGATTTCTTTGATGCAAAAAACCATCCTCAAGTTACTTTTGAATTAGTATCTGTGAAATCTTTGAATCCAGAGAAAACAGCAGGAGATTATGATTCCTATCAAGATGATATGGAGCAACCTTCTGAGGATGAAAAAATAATGGAATTACCAGAATTTGAATTGGAAGGTGCTACGCACGAAGTAACTGGTAACCTTACGATGAGAGGTAAAACTTTAGCTATCACAGTACCAGCAAAAATCAATGTTACTGATGATGGAGTTAAAGCATTTACAAACTTTAGCATTGATAGAACAAAATGGGGCTTAATGTATGGTGATGAATCAAAAGCGGTCGATAAAGCCAAAGATAAATTCATCTACAATAAAGTAGGTGTTGGATTTAATATTGATGCTAAAGCAGAAAATATGTAA
- a CDS encoding DUF1328 domain-containing protein encodes MLRWIVIFLIVALVAAVLGFGGIAAGAAGIAKIIFYIFLVLLVISVIARLVRGR; translated from the coding sequence ATGTTACGATGGATTGTAATTTTCTTAATTGTTGCGCTAGTCGCAGCTGTATTAGGATTTGGAGGCATAGCCGCTGGAGCCGCGGGAATAGCAAAAATAATTTTTTATATATTTTTGGTATTACTGGTCATATCTGTAATTGCTAGATTAGTAAGAGGCAGGTGA
- a CDS encoding gamma carbonic anhydrase family protein — MGIIKKCDGKYPVIGQNTYIADNAVVVGDVTIGKDCSIWWSAVVRGDVNRITIGDKTNIQDGAVIHCTYKKASTTIGNKVSIGHKAIVHGCTIEDSALVGMGAIVMDNAVVQTGAMVAAGAVVLENTIVESGYIYAGVPAKKVKKIEGEMQEIFERTAKNYTLYKTWFEE; from the coding sequence ATGGGAATAATTAAAAAATGCGATGGTAAATATCCTGTAATTGGACAAAATACTTACATAGCAGATAATGCTGTGGTAGTAGGTGATGTTACGATTGGTAAGGATTGCAGTATTTGGTGGAGTGCTGTTGTTAGAGGCGATGTAAACCGAATTACAATTGGTGATAAAACTAATATTCAAGATGGGGCTGTTATTCATTGCACCTATAAGAAAGCTTCTACTACCATTGGTAATAAGGTTTCGATAGGACATAAAGCGATAGTTCATGGTTGCACGATTGAAGACTCGGCTTTAGTAGGAATGGGGGCTATTGTAATGGATAATGCAGTTGTACAGACTGGAGCCATGGTGGCAGCAGGTGCTGTGGTTTTAGAAAATACCATCGTGGAGTCAGGATATATTTATGCAGGTGTACCTGCTAAAAAAGTCAAAAAGATTGAAGGTGAGATGCAGGAGATTTTTGAAAGGACAGCCAAAAATTACACACTTTATAAGACTTGGTTTGAAGAATAA